DNA sequence from the Leptospira limi genome:
TACAACGCAAAGTCTTCCCTTGGATAAACAGTTTTGTTCATCAATTCATGCAAATAGATGTTTGGTGGTGTTTGGTCAGAAAGAACAACAAAAAGTCCCGTTTTTCTGAGTCTTACTTTGAAAAATTGTCCCCAAGAACTAAAGGAAGAACCATTTATTTTTTTTACATTCCCATCCGATAATACTTCGTATAAATCGGCCGAGTTGATATCCTTTGTTTTCGGAACCTTTACATAAAGGTCATATCCCAAATTAAAATCTTTAAAGTCAGGACCTATTTTATAAACACTTGAAAGTTGGTTAAGGCCTTGTGTGTTGATTTTGATTTGTTCTTGGGCTTCAATTTCAAAAAATGCTTTGGAATACACAGCATTCACTGGAAAAAACAATTCTACTTTTGTATCTTTGGATTTAAATGTCGTGTAACGATCGTAGTACACATTGTATTTCCATTCTTTAGTAACGATGTGGCTATAATCCCCTTGGTCTTTCAAAACATAAAAGGAAGCGAGTGACATTTGTCCACCCATACCGGTAGCTCGAATGGTAACTTCTTTGGGTTCTCCCATTTTCATTTGTTCACTATCGAGGATACCCTGTTCACGACCATTACTTCGCATTCCTAATAAATCATTTCCATCTCTTGTATGTAAATAATAGGAAAATGGATTTCCATTAGGTTTACTGACAGAGCTGTCATATAGTAAAACATTTTTTCTAGTATGTTCTTTTAAAATTTTGGATAATTGAAAACCTTGCAAAACATTATCACCAATTAACATATCCAAGGTGAAAATACCTAGTCGATTATTATTGGATTTTTGATGGATAGCAATTTGGATCCCTACTTTCCCTTGGATAAAAAGTGTTGGAGATTCAGATAATTCAAATCGATTTCCACTCGTTTCATAAAAAGGAATTTCTATTGTTTCATTTCTACCATTGATGAAAGTTCGTGGAGTTTGTGGAGTGATCCTTAACGTATTAAATACGATTGGTTCTGCAGAATTGTAACCAAGTCCAAAGTGCATTGGATTGTAATATACATTGTCTTTGAATAATTCGAAATGTAGGTGAGGTGGACCAACTCCTGTATCACCAGAAAAAGCAATGATTTCTCCAGCTTCTACTTCAACAGGTTCTGGAAGTGCTATATCAAAATCGGTTCTATCTTTGAATCGTTTTGATTGTTTGGATTTTAGGATTTGTTTTACAACCTTCGGTGCAAATTTGTGAAGGTGTCCATAACGAGATGTCATTCCATCGTCATGTTGTAGAAATAGCGCATAACCTATGCTAGTCCATCTTCTTTGTACACGTGTGACTTTTCCTTTTGCCGCAGCAAGTATTGGAACTCCAATCCTGCCGCCTGTAGAAAAATCCTGTCCCATATGAAAATGTCCCGTTCGAAATTCACCAAAGGCACCTGTTATTGAATCATATCCTTTCACTGGCCATACATAAGGGTTCTTTAAAACAAATCCTGGTGGGAAATCAGAAGACGATATTGCTAAGATTGGAAAAAAACTAGTTATGAGGACAAATACGAAAGAGCGCAACATCTGATTTCACTATAATTTTCGGCATCTATGGTGAAAACACTTATAAGAAATAAAGGGGATTAGAATTCTTCCCCATTATTTCCATCAATTTTACTTATTGGAAAACAGGTCGTCTTTTTTCCTTTAATGCCGTCATTGCTTCTAGTAGATTTTCTACAACTCCAGGTTGTTCAAAAGATTTGGTCGTATCAATTTTATACTGTTCCAAATTTCGAAGTAAAGCGGCGTTGAGAGTATTTTTTGTCGCA
Encoded proteins:
- a CDS encoding M23 family metallopeptidase, with the translated sequence MLRSFVFVLITSFFPILAISSSDFPPGFVLKNPYVWPVKGYDSITGAFGEFRTGHFHMGQDFSTGGRIGVPILAAAKGKVTRVQRRWTSIGYALFLQHDDGMTSRYGHLHKFAPKVVKQILKSKQSKRFKDRTDFDIALPEPVEVEAGEIIAFSGDTGVGPPHLHFELFKDNVYYNPMHFGLGYNSAEPIVFNTLRITPQTPRTFINGRNETIEIPFYETSGNRFELSESPTLFIQGKVGIQIAIHQKSNNNRLGIFTLDMLIGDNVLQGFQLSKILKEHTRKNVLLYDSSVSKPNGNPFSYYLHTRDGNDLLGMRSNGREQGILDSEQMKMGEPKEVTIRATGMGGQMSLASFYVLKDQGDYSHIVTKEWKYNVYYDRYTTFKSKDTKVELFFPVNAVYSKAFFEIEAQEQIKINTQGLNQLSSVYKIGPDFKDFNLGYDLYVKVPKTKDINSADLYEVLSDGNVKKINGSSFSSWGQFFKVRLRKTGLFVVLSDQTPPNIYLHELMNKTVYPREDFALYLKAVDIGSGIMPDGFDITVDGIPGKAEFFPKDGRLEIFEPESLYEPGKHTVLASVRDFAGNWSSTVRYDYEIQTPPVVEEKKKQITETISVETSKEKKSTKESKTKQSSPKVQKVAKPITIAPKAKDKKSTSR